One Rosa chinensis cultivar Old Blush chromosome 5, RchiOBHm-V2, whole genome shotgun sequence genomic region harbors:
- the LOC112165915 gene encoding phenylalanine--tRNA ligase, chloroplastic/mitochondrial, whose amino-acid sequence MATAFSFAQTVLFSKTSLSLRTNALRSLTFCLPFSSSSAALASDKPHSKKWRQPVTSALELGGVKIAKDDVLRDDPTNNVPDTIFAKLGMQLHRRDQHPLGILKNAIYEYFDTNHSNKFDKFDDLCPLVSVKENFDDVLVPADHVSRSYNDTYYVDSQTVLRCHTSAHQAELLRRGHTHFLVTGDVYRRDSIDSTHYPVFHQMEGVRVFSPEDWAASGADATSYVAEDLKKCLEGLARHLFGAVEMRWVDTYFPFTNPSFELEIFFQEKWLEVLGCGVTEQEILKRSGKTNNVAWAFGLGLERLAMVLFEIPDIRLFWSTDERFTSQFLKGQLGVKFKPYSKYPPCYKDVSFWISESFTENNLCEVVREVAGDLAEEVQLIDNFTNKKGMTSHCYRIAYRSMERSLTDEEINKLQGTVRELVESKLKVVLR is encoded by the exons ATGGCAACGGCTTTCTCTTTTGCCCAAACTGTTCTCTTCTCCAAAACCTCACTCTCTCTCCGCACCAATGCCCTCAGAAGCTTAACCTTCTGCCtacctttctcttcttcttctgcagctCTTGCCTCTGATAAGCCTCACAGCAAAAAATGGAGGCAGCCAGTGACTTCGGCGCTGGAGCTCGGCGGCGTCAAGATTGCTAAAGATG ATGTGTTGAGGGATGACCCCACAAACAATGTTCCGGATACAATTTTTGCAAAGCTTGGAATGCAACTGCATAGAAGAGATCAGCACCCACTTGGAATTCTGAAGAATGCTATATATGAATACTTTGACACCAATCACTCAAACAAGTTTGATAAGTTCGATGATCTTTGCCCACTTGTATCTGTTAAGGAG aattttgatgatgtattAGTTCCTGCTGATCACGTGAGTCGAAGTTATAATGATACATACTATGTGGACTCTCAAACAGTTTTGAGGTGCCATACAAGTGCTCATCAGGCAGAGTTATTGAGAAGAGGACATACTCATTTCCTTGTAACTGGAGATGTGTACCGTAGGGATTCCATCGACTCTACACATTACCCTGTGTTCCATCAG ATGGAAGGGGTCCGTGTTTTTTCTCCAGAAGATTGGGCAGCATCTGGGGCAGATGCAACATCTTATGTAGCTGAGGACTTGAAGAAATGCCTTGAGGGCTTGGCACGCCACCTATTTG GTGCTGTGGAGATGCGCTGGGTTGATACATACTTTCCATTTACCAATCCAtcatttgaacttgagattttCTTTCAG GAAAAGTGGTTGGAGGTTTTGGGTTGCGGAGTAACAGAACAAGAAATCTTGAAGAGAAGTGGCAAAACAAACAATGTTGCTTGGGCTTTCGGACTTGGATTGGAGCGGCTGGCAATGGTTCTATTTGAAATCCCTGATATTCGCCTTTTCTGGTCAACTGATGAGAGGTTTACCTCGCAG TTTTTGAAAGGGCAGCTGGGAGTCAAGTTCAAGCCATATTCGAAG TATCCTCCGTGTTACAAAGATGTTAGTTTTTGGATCAGTGAATCTTTCACTGAAAACAATTTATGTGAAGTTGTTAGAGAGGTTGCCGGTGATCTTGCTGAGGAG GTGCAATTGATAGACAATTTCACAAACAAGAAAGGAATGACCAGTCACTGTTACAGGATTGCATATAGGTCCATGGAACGGTCACTTACAGACGAGGAGATCAATAAGTTGCAG GGTACTGTAAGAGAGTTGGTTGAGAGCAAGCTGAAGGTGGTCTTGAGATGA
- the LOC112203229 gene encoding uncharacterized protein LOC112203229: MTTRTGLGGVFRDHIGLFLHGFRHSIMTANSAKHAELLALLLGVQTALANHLTPLIVETDCLELVTALSSSSLDHSDLGFLLADLRELLHEALDACVHKVGRQANGAAHILAQDAKNADFQ, translated from the coding sequence ATGACGACTCGTACAGGGTTGGGAGGAGTGTTTCGTGATCATATTGGGCTGTTTCTGCATGGGTTTCGGCATTCGATCATGACAGCAAACTCAGCCAAACATGCTGAGCTGTTGGCCCTGCTTCTTGGGGTGCAGACAGCTCTTGCGAATCATCTCACACCTCTAATTGTGGAAACCGATTGTCTGGAGTTGGTGACGGCTCTGTCGTCTTCTTCTTTAGACCATTCGGATTTGGGTTTTCTGTTAGCAGACCTACGGGAGCTATTGCATGAAGCTTTGGATGCTTGTGTTCATAAGGTAGGAAGACAAGCCAATGGAGCGGCTCATATCTTGGCACAAGATGCTAAGAATGCCGATTTTCAGTAG
- the LOC112201628 gene encoding protein RGF1 INDUCIBLE TRANSCRIPTION FACTOR 1, whose translation MVRHHHHQREVSSSSTACMEDEMNHMKPAWLQGLMGETFFGGCGVHENRRKNEKNVFCLHCCLSICPHCLHSHRSHPLLQVRRYVYHDVVRLGDLEKLIDCSYIQPYSNNGAKVIFLNQRPQSRPLARTNCNKGFAANICFTCDRILQEPFRFCSLSCKVDHLVLQEEDLCGILYRFDESDFTISQFEGLRMDGSEVIDDDGQMMSSSILEDPEMQYRGSSCSNNSDSVMSREPEVVDKKKKKKGILPGIMLSLSSRRKGAPQRAPLS comes from the exons ATGGTgagacatcatcatcatcagagagaggtctcttcatcatccacagCATGTATGGAGGATGAAATGAATCACATGAAGCCTGCATGGCTACAAGGTTTGATGGGGGAGACATTCTTTGGTGGTTGTGGGGTCCACGAGAACCGCAGGAAGAACGAGAAGAACGTCTTCTGTTTGCACTGTTGCCTCTCTATTTGCCCACACTGCCTTCATTCTCACCGTTCTCATCCTCTACTTCAG GTTAGAAGATATGTGTACCATGATGTGGTTAGATTGGGTGATCTTGAAAAGCTCATCGACTGTTCTTATATTCAG CCCTATTCCAATAACGGTGCCAAAGTGATATTCCTGAATCAGAGGCCACAGTCAAGGCCACTGGCGAGGACTAATTGTAACAAAGGCTTTGCTGCCAATATCTGTTTCACCTGTGACAGGATTCTCCAAGAGCCATTCCGCTTTTGTTCTCTCTCATGCAAG GTTGATCACTTGGTGCTCCAAGAGGAAGATTTATGCGGTATACTCTACCGTTTTGATGAATCCGACTTCACAATTTCTCAATTCGAAGGACTACGGATGGATGGCTCGGAGGTGATCGATGACGATGGCCAAATGATGTCTAGCTCTATCCTAGAGGACCCTGAAATGCAGTACAGAGGCTCATCATGCTCCAACAACAGCGATTCGGTAATGTCACGTGAACCGGAGGTCGtcgacaagaagaagaagaagaaagggatCCTCCCAGGGATTATGCTCTCCCTCAGCAGCAGGAGAAAGGGTGCTCCTCAGAGGGCTCCTCTTTCTTAA